TCCTTCACTCTCacctgatgataacctgatctcaaatcgatctttgaaaagtatttggcaccctgtaactgatcaaacaagtcatcaattctggggaggggatatttattcttaattgtcaccctattcagttgtcggtagtcaatacacatcctcaatgtgccatcctttttacgcacaaataaaactggtgcaccccaaggggacacactaggccttataaaacccttttctaacAAGTCTTTCAGTTGCTCCTTTAATTCACGTAATTCtgccggggccattctatatggagggatagagataggctcaGTGCCTGGTAataagtcaataccaaaatctatttctcaTTCTGGAGGCAAACTAGGGAGTTCCTCAGGAAAGACATCAataaattcattcactattggaACAGACTAGATAGTTGGTGATTCTGCCTCCACATCTCTCACTCTAACGAGATGACATATATatccctttgatatcatttttctggctttaaaataagagataaacctcCATTTTGGTGCCCCAATATTGCCTTCCCATTCAAGGACTGCTTCATTTGGAAAGTGAAAGTATACTCTCTTGGTTCGGCAGTCAAAGGTGGCATagcaagaagccaaccaatccatacccattataacatcaaattctaccatttctaactcgaTAAAATCAGCTAATGTATCTCGGTCGCAGATAGTCACTATGCAGTCATAATAGACTCTTCTAGCTATAATTGACTCCCCAGTTGGTGTAGACACCGCAAGTGGTTGATTCAATAATTTAGGTGTTCTACCAAGCTTCCCAGCAACTAATGGAGTAATATATGACAATGTAGAACCAGGGTCAATTAATGCATACGCTTTATGTGagaagatggacaatgtacctataaccgCATCGGGTGAAGCTTCCAGGTTCTGTCGAGTACCTAGAGCATATGTGCAATTTTGGGCCACGCTGGAACTAGCTGCCCCTCTAATACCTCTTCCACGACCTATAGGAAATTGCTCACCTCTACTTGATGGAggcactgatgatgatgatgcaacagctGATCCAGTAGGTTGTGCCATATCACCCCTGCGTCTTCTTGGGCAATCTTTTATTACATGCCCTGGCATACCACACCAATAACAAACATCTGTTCCCATGCGACACGCACCTATATGATATCTCCCACATTGTCTGCAAGGCTGCCTAGGAGGCATTTGCTGGCTTCCCGAATATCTTGTTGTCCGTGTACCTTGGCCCTCACTTCTCTGCCCAAATTGATCATTTCTAGACCCTTGAAgttgtggtggagcactagctgtagagtaaGAGGATGATGGCCTGGGTGGCCTATTAGAAAATCGTGGCCTAAACTCACCCTGGGGTGGTGTAAACTgtcctgtagatctggccctcttggattGCCCCCTTTCTATTTCTTGTGCCCTCCTTCTTTGTCTCTGATCCTCCagtttctgtgcaaaagcttgcaTCCtcgctatatccatgtctttattcaaagaagcaatagtacaatctctaaccaaatatgaaTCCAACCTATCCACATACCGATGGACTCTATCTGCCATAGTAGCAACAACATTAGGAGCGTACCTGGCCAGAGAATTAAATTTAAGACTATattccctcacgctcatattcccctgatggaggttcaggaactgatctgcacgggcctctcGGATCTCTAATGGAaagtaatgatcaagaaaggccATTTTGAACTCCTCCCAAGTAGTTGGAGGTGTATCTATGCCTTGGGACTGCTTCCAGGCTTCGTACCACAATATAGCCACACCCTTCAATCTATATATTGCCAACTCAGCAGCTTCTGAACCActcacatgcataacatctaaggtgCGTTGGATCTGATCAATAAAATCCTGTGGATCTTCATTTGGATCTGATCCAATGAATGATGGAGGGTCTAAGTTAAGGAAATCACGTATTCTCGTACTGGCTGCCCTACCTGCACCAACTGCACCTGCAACTGGGCCTTCTTGTCTTTGACCTTGGccaacaactatacgagtcaacaGTTGAACTGCATTTCTCAAATCCTGCACAGAAGCATCAACAGGTGGTTCTGGGGGATTTTCACTCCTTCCTGGTACATCAACGGATGGAGGGGTTGGAGATGTCTGTGATAGAGACTCATCTAGAGCCTCACTTTGTTGTCTCGCCCGATTGGGTATACCAACTACCACTTCTACTTCCTTTCCTTTACCTTTACTCTTCCTTGTCTCTGGCATACTTACTGTACAAAATTCAGGGGTTAGACATGATACACTTATAATACTTGGCTTTATGGCACGAtctaaagaatgaaaagaaagtgacaactcctaaatgccacgtagcctcttgtttataaatgtggtgcacaacacatcgataaacaagattctacatagacacggctttgtagactccctaggacgaaggcggactggcacccgttgccggtaaggctcgggagaaccaacctgtagcgatacattacctatgaacattataagttactttcatactaaacatgccctcaaaagataaataggactagcaagccaaaagatattatatgactaggccgttggagccacaatgtctatggtacgatacatgaccatactatactttacgtagtctacaaagcctctagacaagaaacgttatcttataagggtcgggacaggccccgcctcatgataagatactatacaatgcaaaaagatatgataagactcaaagccccgaagcaacctggagctcagtgactgcggttgatat
Above is a window of Capsicum annuum cultivar UCD-10X-F1 unplaced genomic scaffold, UCD10Xv1.1 ctg73492, whole genome shotgun sequence DNA encoding:
- the LOC124894390 gene encoding uncharacterized protein LOC124894390, whose amino-acid sequence is MPETRKSKGKGKEVEVVVGIPNRARQQSEALDESLSQTSPTPPSVDVPGRSENPPEPPVDASVQDLRNAVQLLTRIVVGQGQRQEGPVAGAVGAGRAASTRIRDFLNLDPPSFIGSDPNEDPQDFIDQIQRTLDVMHVSGSEAAELAIYRLKGVAILWYEAWKQSQGIDTPPTTWEEFKMAFLDHYFPLEIREARADQ